Proteins encoded in a region of the Mycolicibacterium duvalii genome:
- a CDS encoding HNH endonuclease signature motif containing protein, with translation MFDSLFAEASDEAIVGWIERSAREEARICARRSAAIAELVHRHVDEDDERGGWVFDPWAATAAQVAAALNVGQRKASGQMHIAVALRYRLPKVAQLFTDGVIGARVVSEISWRTQLVEDPAVLARIDDRLAGAARDWGRLSGDKLKAAIDEVVERFDPDGVRRSREIMRVRDIHVGASDDPSEVAALWGQLLASDGRLLKARLAEMVGGLCAEDPRPAGERRSDAMGAIIRGEFHLNCRCASADCPVPVRPTRSNAVIKIIADQAAIEAAHALIAHDTATAAANTAAAKAEKAAEAEKAALSESAAAAEDPELSQDPALPEGPEVPQDRALSENTAASEGPAASADAAAADDSTASPAAAPAPGGVVDRGAALGLDGRPVPIALLAEMIRNGAKTSELTLPGPQPEPRYRPSAALAEFVRMRDLFCRFPGCDIPAERCDIDHTVPYPFGPTHASNLSCKCRGHHLLKTFWCGPGGWRDEQHPDGTLIWTAPTGHRYATKPGSRLYFPSAAITTADLPPPPTPPPGYAAGTLKMPRRRRNRAADTAARNKAERAHNAEQRAQELQRAQELRRAREKKLGQAQPPPETGADPPPF, from the coding sequence GTGTTCGATTCGTTATTTGCCGAGGCGTCTGATGAGGCGATCGTGGGCTGGATCGAGCGCAGTGCGCGGGAGGAGGCGCGGATTTGTGCGCGCCGGTCGGCGGCGATCGCGGAGTTGGTGCACCGTCATGTCGATGAGGATGACGAGCGCGGTGGGTGGGTTTTTGATCCGTGGGCCGCGACGGCCGCGCAGGTGGCCGCGGCGCTCAACGTCGGGCAGCGTAAGGCTTCGGGGCAGATGCATATTGCGGTGGCGTTGCGCTACCGGCTGCCCAAGGTCGCGCAGTTGTTCACCGATGGGGTAATCGGGGCGCGGGTGGTTTCGGAGATCAGTTGGCGGACCCAGTTGGTCGAGGATCCGGCGGTGTTGGCCCGCATTGATGACCGGTTGGCCGGCGCGGCGCGTGATTGGGGTCGGCTTTCGGGGGACAAACTCAAGGCGGCCATTGATGAGGTGGTCGAGCGGTTCGACCCCGACGGGGTGCGGCGTAGCAGGGAGATCATGCGGGTCCGCGATATTCATGTCGGGGCCAGTGATGATCCCAGTGAGGTCGCCGCGTTGTGGGGGCAGTTGTTGGCCAGCGATGGCCGGCTGCTCAAAGCGCGCCTTGCTGAGATGGTGGGTGGGTTGTGTGCCGAGGATCCGCGCCCGGCCGGGGAGCGGCGCTCCGATGCGATGGGCGCGATCATCCGGGGGGAGTTTCATCTGAACTGCCGGTGCGCATCTGCGGACTGTCCGGTGCCCGTCCGGCCGACACGGTCCAACGCGGTGATCAAGATCATCGCCGATCAAGCTGCGATCGAGGCCGCCCACGCCCTCATCGCCCATGACACCGCCACCGCCGCCGCCAACACCGCCGCCGCCAAAGCCGAGAAGGCCGCCGAAGCCGAAAAAGCCGCTCTGTCCGAAAGCGCGGCTGCGGCCGAAGATCCCGAGCTTTCGCAGGATCCTGCGCTGCCGGAGGGCCCTGAGGTGCCCCAAGACCGCGCGTTGTCGGAGAACACCGCTGCCTCGGAAGGCCCTGCTGCATCCGCAGATGCCGCAGCGGCGGACGATTCGACGGCCTCGCCCGCCGCGGCCCCCGCGCCGGGTGGGGTGGTGGATCGGGGGGCCGCGCTGGGCCTGGATGGGCGGCCGGTGCCGATCGCGCTGCTGGCCGAGATGATCCGTAATGGCGCGAAGACCTCCGAACTGACCCTGCCCGGCCCGCAGCCCGAGCCGCGGTATCGGCCCTCAGCAGCGCTGGCGGAGTTCGTGCGCATGCGCGATCTGTTCTGCCGCTTCCCCGGCTGTGACATCCCGGCCGAACGCTGCGATATCGACCACACCGTGCCCTATCCGTTCGGGCCCACCCACGCCTCCAACCTCAGCTGCAAGTGCCGCGGCCACCACCTGCTCAAAACGTTCTGGTGCGGCCCCGGTGGCTGGCGCGATGAACAGCACCCCGACGGCACCCTGATCTGGACCGCCCCGACCGGGCACCGCTATGCCACCAAACCCGGCAGCCGCCTGTATTTCCCCAGCGCGGCCATCACCACCGCCGACCTGCCCCCACCACCGACACCTCCGCCGGGCTATGCCGCCGGCACCCTGAAAATGCCGCGACGCCGACGCAACCGCGCCGCCGACACCGCCGCACGCAACAAAGCCGAACGCGCCCACAACGCCGAACAACGCGCCCAAGAACTCCAACGCGCCCAAGAACTGCGACGCGCCCGGGAAAAGAAGCTGGGACAGGCACAACCGCCGCCCGAAACAGGCGCCGACCCGCCGCCGTTCTAG
- a CDS encoding NAD(P)/FAD-dependent oxidoreductase, producing MSTSAGQSGPNGVVIVGGGLAAARTAEQLRRSEYSGPVTIVSDEDHLPYDRPPLSKEVLRAETDDVTLKPAEFYAENDITVLLGNGARAVDTAAQTLTLADGTQLPYDELVIATGLVPKRIPSFPDLPGIHVLRNFDESLALRKEAATAKHAVVVGAGFIGCEVAASLRKLGVDVVLVEPQPAPLASVLGEQIGELITRLHRAEGVDVRCGVGVAGVQGDDRVRKVTLSDGAEVDADVVIVGIGSRPNTDWLEGSGISVDNGVVCDDAGRGSAPHVWAIGDVASWRDQVGGQVRVEHWSNVADQARVLVPTMLGQQPASAVTVPYFWSDQYDVKIQALGEPEATDTVHIVEDDGRKFLAYYERDGVVVGVVGGGFPGKVMKTRNKIASGAQISELLG from the coding sequence GTGAGCACTTCAGCGGGGCAGAGTGGCCCGAACGGTGTCGTGATCGTCGGCGGCGGTCTGGCCGCGGCACGCACGGCCGAGCAGCTACGTCGGTCCGAGTACAGCGGTCCGGTGACCATCGTCAGCGACGAGGACCACCTGCCCTACGACCGTCCGCCCTTGTCGAAGGAGGTGCTGCGCGCCGAAACCGACGACGTCACGCTCAAGCCGGCGGAGTTCTACGCCGAGAACGACATCACGGTGCTGCTCGGCAACGGGGCCCGCGCGGTCGACACCGCCGCCCAGACCCTGACGCTGGCCGACGGCACCCAACTGCCCTATGACGAACTCGTCATCGCGACCGGTCTGGTGCCCAAGCGCATCCCGTCTTTCCCCGACCTTCCGGGCATCCATGTCCTGCGCAATTTCGACGAGAGCCTCGCGCTGCGCAAGGAGGCGGCCACGGCCAAGCATGCCGTCGTGGTCGGTGCCGGATTCATCGGGTGCGAGGTGGCGGCGAGCCTGCGCAAGCTGGGCGTCGACGTGGTGCTGGTCGAGCCGCAGCCCGCCCCGCTGGCCTCGGTCCTCGGTGAGCAGATCGGCGAACTGATCACCCGGTTGCACCGCGCCGAAGGTGTCGACGTGCGCTGCGGCGTCGGCGTGGCCGGCGTGCAGGGCGACGACCGGGTCCGCAAGGTCACGCTCAGTGACGGCGCCGAGGTGGACGCCGACGTCGTCATCGTCGGAATCGGCTCGCGCCCCAACACTGACTGGCTCGAGGGCAGCGGCATCTCCGTCGACAACGGCGTGGTCTGTGACGACGCCGGCCGCGGGAGCGCACCGCACGTGTGGGCTATCGGGGACGTCGCATCCTGGCGTGACCAGGTCGGCGGCCAGGTGCGCGTCGAGCACTGGAGCAACGTCGCCGACCAAGCCCGCGTGCTGGTGCCCACCATGCTCGGCCAGCAGCCGGCGTCGGCGGTGACCGTGCCGTACTTCTGGAGCGATCAGTACGACGTGAAGATCCAGGCGCTCGGCGAGCCCGAGGCCACCGACACCGTCCACATCGTCGAGGACGACGGCCGCAAGTTCCTGGCCTACTACGAGCGCGACGGCGTCGTGGTCGGTGTGGTCGGCGGCGGCTTCCCGGGCAAGGTGATGAAGACCCGCAACAAGATCGCCTCTGGCGCACAGATTTCCGAGCTGTTGGGGTAG
- a CDS encoding mycofactocin-coupled SDR family oxidoreductase, with protein MSSGAPLEGRVALITGAARGQGRAHAVRLAHDGADIIAIDVCKSVSDTVTYPMPTPDDLAETVALVEQAGRKALAREVDIRDLAAQQDVVAAGMEQFGRLDIVVANAGILSWGRIWEMSEEQWDTVIDVNLNGTWRTIRAAVPAMIEAGNGGSIIVVSSSAGLKATPGNAHYAASKHGLVALTNALALEAGEFGIRVNSIHPYSINTPMIEPEAMAAIFAKHPTFLHSFAPMPLKPVAREGKPGLQEFMSVEEVADVVAWLAGDGSMTVSGSQIAVDRGVMKY; from the coding sequence ATGAGCTCTGGTGCACCACTGGAAGGCCGCGTCGCGCTGATCACCGGTGCCGCGCGTGGGCAGGGGCGGGCGCACGCCGTCCGGCTGGCCCACGACGGCGCCGACATCATCGCCATCGACGTCTGCAAATCGGTCTCCGACACGGTGACCTACCCGATGCCGACTCCCGACGACCTGGCCGAGACCGTCGCCCTGGTGGAGCAGGCTGGCCGCAAGGCCCTGGCCCGTGAGGTCGACATCCGTGACCTCGCCGCGCAGCAGGACGTGGTGGCCGCGGGGATGGAGCAGTTCGGGCGGCTGGACATCGTCGTCGCCAATGCCGGCATCCTCAGCTGGGGCCGCATCTGGGAGATGTCGGAAGAACAGTGGGACACCGTCATCGACGTCAACCTCAACGGCACCTGGCGCACCATCCGCGCCGCGGTCCCGGCCATGATCGAGGCGGGCAACGGCGGGTCCATCATCGTCGTCAGCTCGTCGGCCGGGCTGAAGGCCACGCCGGGCAACGCCCACTACGCGGCGTCCAAACACGGTCTGGTCGCCCTGACCAACGCCTTGGCTCTCGAGGCGGGGGAGTTCGGCATCCGGGTCAACTCGATCCACCCGTACTCGATCAACACGCCGATGATCGAGCCCGAGGCCATGGCGGCGATCTTCGCCAAGCATCCGACCTTCCTGCACAGCTTCGCACCCATGCCGCTGAAGCCCGTTGCGCGCGAGGGTAAGCCGGGCCTTCAGGAGTTCATGTCCGTCGAGGAGGTCGCCGACGTGGTGGCCTGGCTCGCCGGCGACGGTTCCATGACCGTGTCCGGCTCGCAGATCGCGGTCGACCGTGGCGTGATGAAGTACTGA
- a CDS encoding SHOCT domain-containing protein yields the protein MSTFWRYVRVQLFVLLCGIVGPLFLVIYFASGADPMLGWMLWTGLLVTALDVLIALVITGFGAKSAARTAEMESTGVLALALVTGIHETNTRINDRPLVKLDLQVSGPGITPFATQDKVVASVSRLPMITSRKLVALVDPVTNDYQIDWERSALVSGMMPATFTVAEDNRTYDLTGHAEPLMEILQVLKTHGIPVDNMIDLRSNPAARQQVQAIVRHAAAQQAAQVPAPVAPVAQPAEPTIAERLQKLETLRATGSITDAEYSAKRAEIIADL from the coding sequence ATGTCGACGTTCTGGCGATACGTGCGCGTTCAGCTGTTCGTGCTGCTGTGCGGCATCGTCGGCCCGCTCTTCCTGGTCATCTACTTCGCCAGCGGTGCCGACCCGATGTTGGGCTGGATGTTGTGGACCGGCCTGCTGGTCACCGCGCTCGATGTCTTGATCGCGCTCGTGATCACGGGTTTCGGCGCCAAGTCCGCGGCCAGGACCGCGGAGATGGAATCCACCGGCGTACTGGCGTTGGCTCTGGTCACCGGCATCCACGAGACCAACACCCGGATCAACGACCGCCCCCTGGTCAAGCTCGACCTGCAGGTGTCCGGTCCGGGTATCACGCCGTTCGCGACTCAGGACAAGGTGGTCGCATCGGTCAGCCGCCTGCCGATGATCACCAGCCGCAAGCTGGTCGCGCTGGTGGACCCTGTCACCAACGATTACCAGATCGATTGGGAGCGAAGCGCTTTGGTCAGCGGCATGATGCCGGCGACATTCACCGTGGCCGAGGACAACCGGACCTACGACCTCACCGGCCACGCCGAACCGCTGATGGAGATCCTGCAGGTGCTCAAGACGCACGGCATCCCCGTCGACAACATGATCGACCTGCGGTCCAATCCTGCTGCCCGTCAGCAGGTCCAGGCCATCGTCCGGCACGCCGCGGCGCAACAGGCGGCGCAGGTGCCGGCACCTGTGGCCCCGGTTGCCCAGCCCGCCGAGCCGACGATCGCAGAACGGCTGCAGAAGCTGGAAACGCTGCGGGCGACCGGGTCCATCACCGACGCCGAGTACTCGGCCAAGCGGGCCGAGATCATCGCCGACCTGTGA
- a CDS encoding cutinase family protein translates to MAGLGAGVASAQPECPDVHVIGAAGSGERAGDMSADGGMGRVVYKSYRDLAQLVQQDGRTITAEAVAYPATAVPEDGGILDWAAFMGSVDAGATALGQQYQAFVAQCPTSQVVLAGYSQGAMVVHRNLHALDASPNLAAALLVADGDRRPEDPTINLGSVASVPGAGMGVAQDWPILAKAPAPLPVSVGMRTISVCNLGDAVCDYDPDAEDEMNPAAVAVHTSYARNAAAMDSWTMPLYQMVSTGDSPEATPAPSAPVFVAAG, encoded by the coding sequence ATGGCGGGTCTGGGCGCGGGTGTCGCGTCCGCTCAGCCCGAGTGCCCCGACGTACATGTGATCGGCGCGGCCGGCTCCGGTGAGCGGGCCGGTGACATGTCCGCCGACGGCGGCATGGGCCGTGTGGTCTACAAGTCCTACCGCGACCTGGCGCAGCTGGTGCAGCAGGACGGGCGCACCATCACCGCCGAGGCCGTCGCCTATCCCGCGACCGCCGTGCCGGAGGACGGCGGCATCCTGGACTGGGCCGCGTTCATGGGCAGTGTCGACGCCGGTGCGACAGCGCTCGGACAGCAATACCAGGCCTTCGTCGCGCAGTGCCCCACCAGCCAAGTGGTGCTGGCCGGTTACTCCCAGGGCGCCATGGTGGTGCACCGCAACCTGCACGCGCTCGACGCGAGCCCGAACCTGGCCGCGGCGCTGCTGGTCGCCGACGGTGACCGGCGCCCCGAGGACCCGACGATCAACCTCGGCTCGGTCGCATCGGTGCCCGGTGCGGGGATGGGGGTCGCGCAGGACTGGCCGATCCTCGCCAAGGCGCCGGCTCCGCTGCCGGTCTCGGTCGGGATGCGCACGATCAGTGTCTGCAACCTCGGTGACGCGGTGTGCGACTACGATCCCGACGCCGAGGACGAGATGAACCCGGCCGCGGTGGCCGTGCACACCAGCTACGCGCGCAACGCGGCGGCGATGGACTCGTGGACGATGCCGCTGTACCAGATGGTGTCCACCGGCGACTCCCCGGAGGCCACCCCGGCGCCGAGCGCCCCGGTCTTCGTCGCCGCCGGCTGA
- a CDS encoding ERCC4 domain-containing protein — translation MPEDMLIARNPEEGTTLPYLIRLPLGTEGVILKTRETWPRTNKVYCHRLEQWPADAEVIERLAVRSISRRGAAIDLVLERGRENRSQFVLTRARGREMVFWQSRRTARQARPNVALPTARAHGRTLEIAVDSHERYGYKFGDQQATTIRRALPAGDYAVYCGDVLVASAERKSIEDLSAGLLSGKLTYQLAELASLPRAAVVVESGYSRIFRLEHVSASAVAEALAEAQARFPSLPIVFVESRALAQEWIYRWLGACLHEHELHTATDFRGRPETPAAPEPVGDREIRAWARERGLAVGDRGRISSAIVEQFRADQHR, via the coding sequence ATGCCCGAGGACATGCTCATCGCCCGAAACCCGGAGGAAGGTACGACATTGCCGTACCTCATTCGGTTGCCCTTGGGCACCGAAGGCGTGATCTTGAAGACCCGGGAGACGTGGCCACGGACCAACAAGGTGTACTGCCACCGGCTCGAACAGTGGCCGGCGGACGCCGAAGTGATTGAGCGGCTGGCGGTCCGCTCGATCAGCAGACGTGGGGCCGCCATCGATCTGGTGCTCGAACGCGGACGAGAGAACCGGTCGCAATTCGTGCTCACCCGAGCCCGTGGCCGCGAGATGGTGTTCTGGCAATCTCGCCGCACCGCCCGACAAGCGCGACCCAATGTCGCACTGCCCACCGCCCGAGCACACGGCCGGACCCTGGAGATCGCGGTGGACAGCCACGAGCGTTACGGCTACAAGTTCGGCGACCAACAGGCCACCACGATCCGCCGCGCGCTGCCGGCCGGAGACTACGCCGTCTACTGCGGCGATGTGCTGGTCGCTTCAGCGGAACGCAAGAGCATCGAAGATCTGTCCGCCGGGCTGCTGTCCGGCAAGCTCACCTATCAATTGGCCGAGCTGGCAAGCCTCCCGCGCGCGGCCGTCGTCGTCGAGTCGGGGTACTCGCGGATCTTCAGGCTCGAGCACGTCAGCGCCTCCGCTGTGGCCGAAGCGCTGGCCGAGGCGCAGGCGCGCTTCCCGTCACTGCCGATCGTGTTCGTCGAATCGCGCGCGCTGGCCCAGGAATGGATCTACCGCTGGCTGGGTGCCTGTCTGCACGAACATGAACTGCACACCGCCACCGACTTCCGAGGCCGGCCAGAGACTCCGGCCGCACCGGAGCCGGTGGGAGACAGGGAAATCCGGGCCTGGGCACGGGAACGGGGCCTGGCGGTCGGAGACCGCGGCAGGATTTCCTCAGCGATTGTCGAACAATTCCGCGCGGACCAGCACCGGTAG
- the tuf gene encoding elongation factor Tu: MAKAKFERTKPHVNIGTIGHVDHGKTTLTAAITKVLHDKFPELNESRAFDQIDNAPEERQRGITINISHVEYQTDKRHYAHVDAPGHADYIKNMITGAAQMDGAILVVAATDGPMPQTREHVLLGRQVGVPYILVALNKADMVDDEELLELVEMEVRELLAAQDFDEDAPVIRVSALKALEGDEKWVKSVEELMEAVDESIPDPVRETDKPFLMPVEDVFTITGRGTVVTGRVERGVVNVNEEVEIVGIREGTTKTTVTGVEMFRKLLDQGQAGDNVGLLLRGIKREDVERGQVVVKPGTTTPHTEFEGSVYILSKDEGGRHTPFFNNYRPQFYFRTTDVTGVVTLPEGTEMVMPGDNTDISVKLIQPVAMDEGLRFAIREGGRTVGAGRVTKIVK; this comes from the coding sequence GTGGCGAAGGCGAAGTTCGAGCGGACGAAGCCGCACGTCAACATCGGGACCATCGGTCACGTTGACCACGGCAAGACCACGCTGACCGCAGCTATCACCAAGGTTCTGCACGACAAGTTCCCGGAGTTGAACGAGTCGCGCGCATTCGACCAGATCGACAATGCGCCCGAGGAGCGTCAGCGCGGTATCACGATCAACATCTCCCACGTGGAGTACCAGACCGACAAGCGGCACTACGCCCACGTGGATGCCCCCGGTCACGCTGACTACATCAAGAACATGATCACCGGTGCCGCCCAGATGGACGGCGCGATCCTGGTGGTCGCCGCCACGGACGGCCCGATGCCCCAGACCCGTGAGCACGTGCTGCTCGGCCGCCAGGTCGGCGTGCCCTACATCCTGGTCGCGTTGAACAAGGCCGACATGGTCGACGACGAGGAGCTGCTCGAGCTCGTCGAGATGGAGGTCCGCGAGCTGCTGGCCGCCCAGGACTTCGACGAGGACGCCCCGGTCATCCGCGTCTCGGCGCTGAAGGCGCTCGAGGGCGACGAGAAGTGGGTCAAGTCCGTCGAGGAGCTCATGGAGGCCGTGGACGAGTCCATCCCGGACCCGGTTCGCGAGACCGACAAGCCGTTCCTGATGCCCGTCGAGGACGTCTTCACGATCACCGGCCGCGGCACCGTGGTCACCGGTCGTGTGGAGCGCGGTGTGGTCAACGTGAACGAGGAAGTCGAGATCGTCGGCATCCGCGAGGGGACCACCAAGACCACCGTCACCGGTGTCGAGATGTTCCGCAAGCTGCTCGATCAGGGCCAGGCCGGTGACAACGTCGGTCTGTTGCTGCGCGGTATCAAGCGTGAGGACGTCGAGCGCGGCCAGGTCGTGGTCAAGCCCGGCACCACCACCCCGCACACCGAGTTCGAGGGCAGCGTCTACATCCTGTCCAAGGACGAGGGTGGCCGCCACACGCCGTTCTTCAACAACTACCGTCCGCAGTTCTACTTCCGGACCACGGACGTGACCGGCGTGGTGACCCTGCCCGAGGGCACCGAGATGGTGATGCCCGGTGACAACACCGACATCTCCGTCAAGCTGATCCAGCCCGTCGCCATGGACGAGGGCCTGCGCTTCGCGATCCGCGAGGGCGGCCGTACCGTCGGCGCCGGCCGCGTCACCAAGATCGTCAAGTGA
- the fusA gene encoding elongation factor G, giving the protein MAQKDVLTDLNRVRNIGIMAHIDAGKTTTTERILYYTGVNYKIGETHDGASTTDWMEQEQERGITITSAAVTCFWNDNQINIIDTPGHVDFTVEVERSLRVLDGAVAVFDGKEGVEPQSEQVWRQADKYDVPRICFVNKMDKLGADFYFTVRTIEERLGAKPLVIQLPIGAENDFIGIIDLVEMKAKVWRGETALGEKYEVEDIPAELAEQADEYRTKLLETVAETDEELLEKYFGGEELTVDEIKGAIRKLTVASELYPVLCGSAFKNKGVQPMLDAVIDYLPSPLDVENVQGHVPNKEDEVITRRPSTDEPFSALAFKIAVHPFFGKLTYVRVYSGTVESGSQVVNSTKGKKERLGKLFQMHANKENPVERASAGHIYAVIGLKDTTTGDTLSDANEQIVLESMTFPDPVIEVAIEPKTKSDQEKLGTAIQKLAEEDPTFKVHLDQETGQTVIGGMGELHLDILVDRMRREFKVEANVGKPQVAYRETIKRKVEKVEFTHKKQTGGSGQFAKVLIDLEPFSGEDGATYEFENKVTGGRIPREYIPSVDAGAQDAMQYGVLAGYPLVNLKVTLLDGAFHEVDSSEMAFKVAGSQVLKKAAQAAQPVILEPIMAVEVTTPEDYMGEVIGDLNSRRGQIQAMEERSGARVVKAQVPLSEMFGYVGDLRSKTQGRANYSMVFDSYAEVPANVSKEIIAKATGQ; this is encoded by the coding sequence GTGGCACAGAAGGACGTGCTTACCGACCTGAACCGGGTCCGCAACATCGGCATCATGGCGCACATCGATGCCGGCAAGACGACGACGACCGAGCGCATCCTGTACTACACGGGCGTCAACTACAAGATCGGTGAGACGCACGACGGTGCGTCGACCACCGACTGGATGGAGCAGGAGCAGGAGCGCGGCATCACGATCACCTCGGCCGCAGTGACCTGCTTCTGGAACGACAACCAGATCAACATCATCGACACCCCCGGGCACGTCGACTTCACCGTCGAGGTGGAGCGCTCGCTGCGCGTCCTCGACGGCGCCGTGGCCGTGTTCGACGGCAAAGAGGGCGTGGAGCCGCAGTCCGAGCAGGTGTGGCGGCAGGCCGACAAGTACGACGTCCCGCGTATCTGCTTCGTCAACAAGATGGACAAGCTGGGCGCGGACTTCTACTTCACCGTGCGCACCATCGAGGAGCGCCTGGGCGCCAAGCCGCTGGTCATCCAGCTGCCGATCGGCGCGGAGAACGACTTCATCGGCATCATCGACCTGGTCGAGATGAAGGCCAAGGTGTGGCGCGGCGAGACCGCCCTCGGTGAGAAGTACGAGGTCGAGGACATCCCGGCCGAGCTCGCCGAGCAGGCCGACGAGTACCGCACCAAGCTGCTCGAGACGGTCGCCGAGACCGACGAGGAGCTGCTGGAGAAGTACTTCGGTGGCGAAGAGCTCACGGTCGACGAGATCAAGGGCGCGATCCGCAAGCTGACCGTGGCCAGCGAGCTGTACCCGGTGCTGTGCGGCAGCGCGTTCAAGAACAAGGGCGTACAGCCCATGCTCGACGCCGTCATCGACTACCTGCCCTCGCCGCTGGACGTCGAGAACGTGCAGGGCCACGTCCCCAACAAGGAGGACGAGGTCATCACCCGCAGGCCGTCGACCGACGAGCCGTTCTCGGCGCTGGCGTTCAAGATCGCGGTGCACCCGTTCTTCGGCAAGCTGACCTACGTCCGGGTGTACTCGGGCACCGTCGAGTCCGGCTCGCAGGTCGTGAACTCCACGAAGGGCAAGAAGGAGCGGCTGGGCAAGCTGTTCCAGATGCACGCCAACAAGGAGAACCCGGTCGAGCGGGCCAGCGCGGGTCACATCTACGCCGTGATCGGGCTGAAGGACACCACCACCGGTGACACCCTCTCCGACGCCAACGAGCAGATCGTGCTCGAGTCGATGACCTTCCCGGATCCGGTGATCGAGGTGGCCATCGAGCCCAAGACCAAGAGTGACCAGGAGAAGCTGGGCACCGCGATCCAGAAGCTCGCCGAAGAGGATCCGACCTTCAAGGTGCACCTGGACCAGGAGACCGGCCAGACCGTGATCGGCGGCATGGGCGAGCTGCACCTGGACATCCTGGTGGACCGCATGCGCCGCGAGTTCAAGGTCGAGGCCAACGTCGGCAAGCCGCAGGTGGCCTACCGCGAGACCATCAAGCGCAAGGTCGAGAAGGTCGAGTTCACCCACAAGAAGCAGACGGGTGGCTCCGGCCAGTTCGCCAAGGTGCTCATCGACCTCGAGCCGTTCAGCGGCGAGGACGGTGCCACCTACGAGTTCGAGAACAAGGTCACCGGTGGCCGTATCCCGCGTGAGTACATCCCGTCGGTGGATGCCGGTGCGCAGGACGCCATGCAGTACGGCGTGCTCGCCGGCTACCCGCTGGTGAACCTGAAGGTCACGCTGCTCGACGGCGCCTTCCACGAGGTCGACTCGTCGGAAATGGCGTTCAAGGTGGCCGGCTCCCAGGTGCTGAAGAAGGCCGCGCAGGCCGCGCAGCCCGTCATCCTGGAGCCCATCATGGCCGTCGAGGTCACCACCCCCGAGGACTACATGGGTGAGGTGATCGGCGACCTGAACTCCCGCCGTGGTCAGATCCAGGCCATGGAGGAGCGGAGCGGTGCCCGTGTCGTCAAGGCGCAGGTCCCGCTCTCGGAGATGTTCGGCTACGTCGGAGACCTTCGGTCGAAGACCCAGGGCCGGGCGAACTACTCCATGGTGTTCGACTCGTACGCCGAGGTTCCGGCGAACGTGTCGAAGGAGATCATCGCGAAGGCGACGGGTCAGTGA
- the rpsG gene encoding 30S ribosomal protein S7, translating into MPRKGPAPKRPLVNDPVYGSQLVTQLVNKVLLDGKKSLAERIVYGALEQAREKTGTDPVVTLKRAMDNVKPALEVRSRRVGGATYQVPVEVRPDRSTTLALRWLVSFSKQRREKTMIERLANEILDASNGLGAAVKRREDTHKMAEANRAFAHYRW; encoded by the coding sequence ATGCCGCGCAAGGGACCCGCGCCCAAGCGTCCGTTGGTCAACGATCCGGTCTACGGGTCGCAGCTGGTCACCCAGCTGGTCAACAAAGTTCTGCTGGACGGGAAGAAATCACTGGCCGAGCGCATTGTTTACGGTGCGCTCGAACAGGCCCGTGAGAAGACCGGCACCGACCCCGTGGTGACGCTCAAGCGCGCCATGGACAACGTCAAGCCCGCCCTCGAGGTCCGCAGCCGTCGCGTCGGTGGTGCGACCTACCAGGTTCCCGTCGAGGTCCGGCCGGACCGGTCGACCACGCTGGCCCTGCGCTGGCTGGTGAGTTTCTCCAAGCAGCGTCGCGAGAAGACCATGATCGAGCGCCTGGCCAACGAGATCCTCGACGCCAGCAACGGCCTGGGTGCCGCCGTCAAACGACGCGAGGACACCCACAAGATGGCCGAAGCGAACCGGGCCTTCGCGCACTACCGCTGGTGA
- the rpsL gene encoding 30S ribosomal protein S12 yields the protein MPTINQLVRKGRRDKIAKVKTAALKGSPQRRGVCTRVYTTTPKKPNSALRKVARVRLTSAVEVTAYIPGEGHNLQEHSMVLVRGGRVKDLPGVRYKIIRGSLDTQGVKNRKQARSRYGAKKEKS from the coding sequence ATGCCAACCATCAACCAGCTGGTCCGTAAGGGTCGCCGCGACAAGATCGCCAAGGTGAAGACCGCGGCCCTCAAGGGCAGCCCGCAGCGTCGCGGTGTGTGCACCCGCGTGTACACGACGACCCCGAAGAAGCCGAACTCGGCGCTTCGCAAGGTCGCGCGTGTGCGGCTGACCAGCGCGGTCGAGGTCACCGCCTACATCCCGGGCGAGGGCCACAACCTGCAGGAGCACTCGATGGTGCTGGTGCGCGGCGGTCGTGTGAAGGACCTGCCCGGTGTGCGCTACAAGATCATCCGCGGGTCCCTGGACACCCAGGGTGTGAAGAACCGCAAGCAGGCCCGCAGCCGTTACGGCGCGAAGAAGGAGAAGAGCTGA